TTATCGATATTTTCCAAAAATCGCCTATATACAAAGAAATTCAAGGTTAAAATCTTATAAAATGAATCCAATCAATAGTGTGGTATCGGTTACACATTCATAGTAATTGAATGCGCTTTCTTTTTCAAGCATGAAATTCAAATTTTATATTCACAAAATCACTACAACTTACATGCTCCCGCGTATTGCATAAAAAAAAGGAGTCTGGTCAAACCAGAGCTCCTTTACCTATCCCGTTATTTTGGGGCTATACGCTGACGATCACCATCAGCAGCCACAGCGTTTTATTCACCTGTTGTGTCCTGTACATGCTCTTTGCAAAAGTTCTCAACGGCCTGCAGCTCATCTTCTTCGAGTTCAAGATCAATGTAACGATTCGTTACTTTTTCAATCAACTCATATTTCAGCAATCCCGTCTTTTCTTCGTCTACCAAATAAAGGGCGCGGATATGCAGTCCGTTTTCGGTGTATAGCTCGTCGTCCTCCTCAACTTCCACCTCAATAATAAATTCATACCGCTGCCCGCTCAAAATACCAAAAGCGTCTTTAATCTGTTCCATCGTGTACGATGTAAAATTTAACATATCTTCATTCCCTCCGGTTTTCCAGCAATTACTGTGCATTCTACGCCCGCAGGCAGTAGCTGCTCAACTTGAGTGCGTACTTCTTGACGATTCAAATCCTGGCCCAGGATAGAAATCCAGCCCCGATCATTGCGTGAGCGAATTAAACGTCCTATGCCCTGTCTAAGTCGAAGTGCCATATGAGGCATATCGATCTGCATAAATGGTTCCGCCGCATCCTTGCGTAAAGACGTAAACACAGGATCGTTCGGAGGAAACGGCAGCGACCAGATGATGACATGCGACAGAGACGGCCCGGGAATATCCAGGCCTTCCCATAAGGTAACAGCACACAAGACGCTTTCCTCATCATTCTGAAAAGCCGAGATCAGATGGCTGATTTCCGCCGAGCCTTCATACAGAAAACGATAGGCAGATGCCTCCCGATAAGCGGCGAGGCCTGTTTGGAAGACAGCCAGCTCCTCCTGTGAAGGAAATAAAATAAGCGCTCTGCCTTGTGATTTCTCCAGCAGTGCCAGCACTCTCTCGATTGGCTGATGCTCCGGCTGCAATGGATACAAAGTCGCTTGCATCTGATCAGCATAGTCATAAGGTGAAGCGACGGAAAATGTCAGCGGATTTTCAATTCCGAGACTGTGAGCCATGTAATCAAATGAGTTCTCCACGGAAAGGGTAGCTGACGAGAATACGATTGGCATATGCTGGGCAAATACTCGTTCCTTGAGAATCTCCTTTACCATTTTGGGCATAACCACGAGCGTTAATCCGTCCTGATCCTCAATTACCCACGAAATCAACAGCTCAGGGCGTTTAAACAAGGCCAAGGCCGTCTGGATCATTTCAAGATGCTCTTCCACGATCTTGAGCTGATATTCATCCAACGAAAATAACCCGCTTTCAAATACAAGCTCTTCTTCGATGGTCCCGATCAGGTCGCTAAAACGGTTCACCTCTCGAAGCAGCGACTCATTCAGATTAAATTCCTTGCGGTCAGAACCTTGTACAGGTTGACTGTTCTTTTGAAGCGCAGCAAACAAAGCCTCACTTTGGGAGATTGCATCTTCAATCGTCATGGCAAGAGATTCCCGTACTTCCCCCTCCAGCAGACGAGTGATAATCGCCTCAAATTGTGTATGCTTCAGTTTGTAGGTGAGCGCATTCTGTGCCGCCGTCTCCAGCAAATGTCCTTCGTCAAAGACAACAGAGCTGTGCTCCGGCAGCAACGGCAGCTGACCCTCACGCTTTCTTGCTTCATAGGTCCATACATGCTCCATATAAAAATCATGCGAGCAGATGACCAAATCCGCCGCTCTGCGGTAATGATCACGGGACAACGTCTGCCCACATCGATGGCGCTGATGACAAACGAGACAGTCTTGAAAAACGTCCCAGCCCAGTCTGCTCCATTGTCCATCCGTCAGCTCGGGATATTCCTTGCGGTTCCCGTAAGGGGTAAAGGACTGCAAGGTGTCTGGAAAATGGACGAAATCCGGCAAGTCCTGATAAATATCACGAAAGACATCCGCATCCTCATCCAGCCCGCTACGGGCCTCGTCCAGCTTGTTTAGGCAGATATACTGATCCGGCGACTTACCCAGTCTGGCATCAATCGTCAAATTCAAATGCCGTGCCAGCTTGGCGATATCCCCTTCCGGCTTTACCAGTTGTTCGATCAGTGACTCGTCCGCACAGGCGATAATCGCAGGTTTCCTCATGTACCGGGCATATGCAATGGCGTACAGCAGGTACACCAGCGTTTTGCCCGTGCCCACACCTGCCTCCGCAAATATCGTCTTTTTCTCCTTATAGGCACGCTCCAGCTGAAATGCCATATAAATTTGTTCATCCCGAACCTCAAAGCCGACTTCAGGCAAAACTTCATAAAATACATCCGCAATCCAGTCACTTGCCTGCTCAATAAACGGCTTGGACGGATCAAAGGCAAAAGGGTAAGTACTCAATCGGGCTGTGCCTCCAATTCGTTCATAATGTGCATCCTTTCATTATAACGCAAAACAAGCTAAAAGGAATATGTAAACTGTAAGAGCAGCTTATATTTTTTATGTTGGTATAAAGACTCCTTTGAGACTCCTTGAAAATAAAGGCACATGCTTTCGTCTGAATGAGACGCTCCGTGTAGTATTTGATCCTACGATCGCTGTTGCCCCGGGATTCTCAGATTTTTATAAACCTTTTCAAGGTTAGAATCCCGTGGCAAAGGCGAACGCTTTGCTTCTCCAGATTCCAATCCTCCACTACGCTGCACACCACCGTTATATTGGTATTTTACAAATAAAAAATTTAATTTTATAACAAAAAAATAAATAGTCATAACAAAATTAAAAAAACAAGAAACCAGCTAATCTATTGCAGGCATTAGCTGGTTTCTTATGGATTGAAGAATATGCATTAATTAGAAGCTCGTTCCCCTTAACTCATGTTCAAAATTCGCCAATTAGATCCGATTTTCCCCACGCTTATTAATACATGGTTCTGTTCTTCTCCATCTATATAAAGCTTAACTTCAAGCACCTGTATTTCTTGAATACTCATACTTTGCTCCATAACATTTTTATTCTTTTCACTATGAATCGCAACTATTTCAGGCTTGGAATATGTGCTACTCACCTTCATTTCCTTGATTTTCTTCAGTTCCGTAGCGGCGTTGGCTTCGCCCATGACGACACGTTTGCCCATGATATCCGGGTTTGAATTAAGGAACAGCAGCATATAAAATTTCTCCCAATACTGTTCATATCCCAAAAAGTTTTTGAAAAAGTTATGGCTTTCAAAAGAAGTAATAGGAGCGTCCGCCTGAAGCTCATAGGTATGGAGCAGGCTGAAATGATTATCTACCGTATTCGCATGATACTTTTCCATAATAGGGAAACATTTCAACGCGCTGTCGAGATCATGATCATTTACAGCTTCAAAAAAGGCTTCTACCACCAATTCGGGCGTGGAAAATTGCCCCACAGTGGGTTGTGGCAGATCTGCCTGCAAGTTCTCCAAAAAAGTGCTTCCAGGCTGATCTTTTCTAGCATCTCCAGAGCTGATCTCCCCAGAGCGTCCTTGATTCGTACAACCCGCAACCGCTACGAACAGCAGCAGGACTACAACTAAACAAAACATCCATTTTCGTTGTTGCATGAATTCATGTTCCCCCATTATTTTGAAAATCAAAGACTACTTAAGTTTTCCTTACAAATTGGTGATATCCGTTGATACTGGAAGAAAAGACGATTGCTGCTCATTTCGCTGTAACTCTTTTTTATTTACAACCAGGGTATTGGCACAAAGATCGTGAACTCCCTGTTTTTTCGCAGTAAAAGCAACCACGATGTAAATAATATGAACAATCATAAAAGAAATAACTTTAATCCAATAACGCCCGGAAGCGTGCCAGAATGCAAGCCGCTTTCCTTCCTTGTCTACAACAATTAGAGAAAACACAAGCTTTCCTGGTGTTGCTTTGACCTTCGATGACTCCCAAAACACACAATACAGCCATGGCACTATGAGCCACAAGATCAGCGGCAACCACATCATTAACACTTTTATGAAACCAGTCTCCTCTATGCCCAGAAGGAGTGGAATACTAAATGCTCCTCCTATTAAAAGAACAAGTACAAAGACAATGAACAGATCCATCACAAACGCTGCTGTTCTTATCCAAAATCCTCCGTATATTCGTCTTGCATTATCACTTGCTGCTGTCATGATGATGTATAACTCCTTTTGCCTATGAGATTCAAATTGCCTATGTAATTTAAAATCCAGTTTATTCCTGTATCCAAAAAGATATCATACGGCTACCCGCCTATATTTGTCAATTTGCGAATAAAATTCAGCCTTTTCGTGCATAAAAAAACAGCGTATATGTAATGTAAATGAGATTACATACACGCTGCCTCACAGTTCATTTAGCAAACACTAAACAAGCCTTCCTCCCCGCGTAGCTTTGCCAAAGCCTCTACAAAGAAATAATCGCCGTAAATAATGGGAACGTTGATGTATTTTTGCTCAGGATAATGTACGGTTCCGTTCATCAGCAAGCCCTCGTGCTCCTCGCCCCACGCTGTGCATGTGTGATGCAAGCCCATAAGGATGGATTCTGCCCTTTGGGTGAAATGCTCCGCACGCGTCGAATATTTGGCCAGCTCCAACAAACCGCTTGCTGCAATGGCCGCAGCAGATGAATCCCATGCTCCGCGATGTCCCTCTGGTGCTCTAAAATCCCACACAGGCAGACAAGCATCTCCCAGTTGGGACAGGAAAAAGTCTGCTGTGTTTTCGGCTACCTTCAAATAACGCGCATCGTGCGTGTACCCGTACGAAAGCGTAAAGCCGTACAAAGCCCATGACGTGCCACGTGCCCAGGCGGAGCCGGGAGCGAACCCCTGCCCACCATGCTCGGCGACCTTTTTTCCGATCTCCGGATCAAATTCGACCACATGTGCGATGGAGCTGTCCGCACGGACAAATTCACGCGCCACGGTATCCGCATGCTGCACAGCCAGAGCAGCAAAACGAGGATCTCCGCTTTCCTCCGAGGCCCAATAAAGCAAAGGAAGATTCATCATACTGTCTATAATCGCGACGCCCCGTGTATCCATGTCCTTCGAATGAAAGTTCCACGCACGAATAAAACGGCCATTCACGTTAAAACGGGCGGCCAGCAGATTAGCAGCCAGCAGTCCCCGTCTTCTGGACTCAGCATCCCCCGTCGACCGATAAGCGGCAACACCGCTGAGCAACCAAATAAAACCGAGATCGTGGTCTACCGCTTCGCTGTTATAGAGCACGTTTTCCAAACGACTCTCGCACCGCTGCGCAATCCCGGCGGCTCCGCTGTCAGGGCGGGCCCGATTTGCCAGCCATAGCAGCCCTGGATAAAAGCCTGCTGTCCACCACGCTTCCTCACGATTGTCATAGCGTCCACCCTCCGCAACATGTGGAAAAGCGTCTCCCAGTCTTGCCGCCAAGGCAAGCGTTTTGTCCAAAGCCAGCTCCCACGATTGCTCCAGCCATGCTTCTGTTTTCGTCATTTCTTTTACTCTCCCTTTCTCCAACACTTCGAAAACGCCTATAACTACAGCCCTAATTATTCAGGCAGCCGAATGATAAAGGAAATACGACTGCCTGTGCATTCCAGACGCGCTCCCTTGAGCAAGCCGTTCCGGCAGGCTACGGAAGTCAATTCCTCCGGCCATACCACGTTCGTTCCTTCCGTTGTCGGGATGACTTCAAGACTGGCGCCTGCGTATTCCACCCGTATGCTTTCCGTTTCTTCCCCGGCTGACATCACATGATGAATTACGCTGCGCTCCCGACCGTCATACGCCATTAAGGGAATTAGCGCTCCCACATGCTGAATATTGCCTTGAAGCTCATACTCCACCTCAATTTTTCCACGCATCTGACGATAATGTGTGCGGATTTCCCTCACCCCCGGAAAGGGTCCTCTCCATAGCAATGTAAAATCCGTTGCTCCGTCAGATGCCGAGCTTTGCTCCACCTGTACGGACCCTCCACCATCCTGCGGATCAATCCCTCCGTCCCGGTCGAATTCCAGCGTTCCGGGGATGCCTTCCGACAGGCTGTGCCACTTTCCGTCCTCCGTTTGCCAGGCTGGAGAATAGCTTAGCGGGAAAATATCTCCTTCCGCAAAGCCTGTAAAGCCGCGGTCTGCATGCCCTGCTGAGGACGGACCCATCAGTGACGGCAGCGAGGTCTGCTGAATACGCACAATGCCGGGAATATTGTACGGGTCATTGACCGACGTCTGCACAAGCATTTGCTGGCCGTCTACAGTTGCAATGACCGTCTGGAACCAGCCGTCCGTTTCCAGCACTCGGCTGCCAATCTCCGCCGGTATAGAAGCTGGAGCAATACGCTCTATCCCTTCCCCGTACAGCAGGGTATGAGCCAGCACAGCCGCCGTCCACAGACTGTAGCAGGTGTGGTTCGAGTACACCTCGAAGCCATGCCGTGCCTCGGACGAATAATGATTGCGGACAATATGCAGCTTGCCATTGTCGATTTGCCAGCGGCTAATCGCTTGCCAGCACAGGTCTGCTGCCCGCCGGAACGCACCCGCAAGCCCGCGCTCGCCTGCTGTATAAGCCTGCTGCGCATGGGTCGTGAAGACGAAGGCTGCCGCCGCTTCGTTCCACTGATGCTGCGCGCTTCGACCGCGCGGCGGAATTTCTCCGTGCGGGGATAACGCCAGCAATGAGCTGAGCGCCCCTCTGCGAAGATGGTCACGCAGTTCAAGAGCGCTGCCGCCATCATATCCGTTCTCCAGCATCACGCCCAGATGAAAGCGAGTGACGATATCGTAGGCGAACGGGCTATTGGGTCGGTCCAGCGGACCGTCCTGATACAGTCCCAAGCCGGTAAAGCGTGGCAAATGGTAGCTGCGGATATACGCCTCCATCCACTTGGCATCGGCTGCAAGCCCTTCGGCGGCACGCAAAAACTCGCCGGACATCATAATCGCGTTCCAGTTGATCATCCGGTTCGGATTTTTCATTTTGCTCATCGTAAAAATGTAGGTCTGCTCCGGCTCAATCCTGCTCAACTGCTGCTTCCAAGCTGTAGCTTGCTCTGGCAGCAAATGTTTCAGGAGCCGGTACGCTCCCATCATCATGATGGGAAAAAAGTCCGGGTGCTGATCCGGCGCTTTTTCCTCCACTACACAAGCGATGCTGTGCGTCAAAGCCGCAGCCGCAGATTCGAGTAAATCATGCCGACCTTCTTTGACCAGTACCGCTGCAGCCAGCGCATAGGATGGAGTAGAGTAATACCGTTCACTTTCAGAATGGGGGTCAATGATAGCTCCGGTTTCATCCTGATGCAGAGTATATGCACGAACGAGCTTTTCCAGCATGGTAAGCTTGCGTTGGCGTGTCCAGCTGTCCTCCACTCGATTCCGTGTGATCTCCAACTGCTCTAAAAATCTCTCCAGCTCCGTCTGCCAAGGATACACGCTACCTGTATGCAGCTTATTCATCCTGTCTGCCTCCCATTCAACATGAAGATTGATTGATGATAAAAAACAGATTGCAATCTACGCTTGCAGAATCATTCCAGCGATCTGAGGCCAATTTCAGTGATGTTTTATAAAACACAAAGGGTACTCCATCATGATCCAGATGCTTCACAGCCTCCACCCTCGGTTGCACCACACTGGCATCATAATCCAGCCTGACCACAGCCTTCGTTCCTTGCCATTCCACGAAGCCCATTCCTGTTCTAGGCTGAATACGGCTGATCAAAAGCTCCTCCACATCCCATGGCTTCATACTCACGCCGGACGGTTCAAACTCAAAATGATCTGTGACAGTAAGCCTCGCTCCCTCGTTTTCCTCCAGCGCAGTCCATGCAAAGGAGCGGGTGAAAACCGTTAATTCCTCTACCGGATACGCAGATGTCAAATCAAGTTTTAGCCTTGTGCCCGTCCGTGTCTCCTCCTGCTCATCCACAGCAATATCCAGTACAACCGCCTTTGCCCTTGCACCCGATTGCTGCATGGTCCCATTGATTATGGGCACAGAATGGCCACCGGAGGAAATGTTGATGATCGACTCTCGTCCCGGTGAAAAATAGGCTTTCGTATACAAACCTGCTCCCAGATCACACAGCAGATTTTCACCACCGCCATGAAGGATAAAATGTCCAAGATCGTTATGATTGTGCGGTTCATTGTTATGCCCACCCTTGGCTGAAAATGCAAGCATTGCGTCTAGTTCAGGCTTTTGTCTTCCAGCTCTGCCATGACTGGAACTATGCCTAAAACTACGGCTACGGCACATCAGCCATCCTAGCTGTGGCAAATAATCGACTCCAGCCGGATCGCTTCCAAATGCCAAAGGATTCGCCCATACCAGGTTGCGCAATACGTGTGCCCAGCGACGACAAGGGTCCTCCAGCAGACCAGGTACGTGAAAAGGGAGTGACGAGTGGCCTTCCTGCAAAGAATTCAAATACGAGATGAGTCCAGAGGGCAAGCGTTCAGTTTCACTGCTGTCTGAATAATTGGCGAAAATACCATCCGACAGATGCACCCGCTCCGCAAAGGCGGCGATTTGTCTCACCTTTTCCGAGTTCAGAATATCTACGGCTTCCCCGGTAAACGCACGCAGCATATCGGTAAAATACATGAAATAACCAAAGCCGTACACCCAGTAGCCGACGCCCTCAGGGCACCCTCCGTCCTCCTTGTAACCTGCAAGAAAACAATCCAGCGCACCGAGCATTTTCTCGATGGCCTCGGCTTTGCCCAGACTGTCTTCCACCAGCAGCAATGCAGCAATTCCGCAACCGGAAGCGCATACGGCTGCCCAGTTATGGTCCGCTGTCTCCCATTCAAAATGTCGAGGCTGCCAAAACACAGGCTCCAGCACACGGCGCCCGACCTCTTGGCGCACCTGAGCGACCACATGTCCATCCAACTGCTCGCCTAGCAGCAATAAAATTTCAGCCAGCATCTGCACTGTTTCAGACGCGAATAAATCCACCTGCTGCCAAGGTGGTGTCACCGTGTCCTCTTCCCTGACATGTGCAGGAAGCGCCCATGTGTACTCGCGGCATATTTCCAGCAGGCCGCTTTCCACCTCTTTCATCCTCCAGGGCTCCGAATCGGCAACAGCTGCCAGCACCAAAGCAACCAGTCGTCCACGCCGTTCAAAGTACACATCCTCATACGGCTTGCGCTCTCCCGTAAGTGCAAATTGTCGAAACAGTGTCAACGGAAGCTCAGGCCATGGTGTTTCCCGATTAGCGTTGCAGACACGTTCGATGTCCATCCAAAGCTCGGCGTATACCGGTTCAGCAACAGTCGCCCGCAGCCTTTTTGTCCATTCACTCCTTACACTTTGCCTTGCTGTGTCCTGCACCCCGTCAGACAGCACCTTAACGAGCCGCGAAGCAGGCCAAGCCTCCTTCAAAAGACTCATTCGCTTTTCCTCCCCATAAGAAGCATTCATTTCACCTTCTTTTTTGTTAACGCTTTCATTGTATCTAACAATGAGCCTAAATTCAAAGGGGTAGCCCCACCATTTGGAAAAATAAAAGAACCTCCACGCCACGTTTCCGTGGTCATGGAAGTTCTTGATTAGCGTTCCTGCCAGACTCCGTCCAGGTTTAATTGAATCTATCGTTTCTGGCCTTGAGAGGCCTCCTGCTTCCAGTTTTTAACCCCATCATCTTCCAGAATACCTAAGGCAGCATCCGAAATATGAGGATCACGCAGCAAAGCATCCTCGACTCTGAACTTGATATCATCCGCATCTGCCAGCGTCATTCCCGGTGTAAGCTCAATCAGCCCTTCCACGTGATAATAGCGTCCTTCCTGCAAGATACGCATTTGATAAATATCCGTTACATGCGTATCGGCAAGAATAATAGAAGCCACACGTTCTTCAATATCCGGGGGAGCCGATACACCAATCAAGCCCACCATATTATCGTAGCCGACCCGAAACGCAACGCCGACCATCAGACAACCGATAAGAATACTCGAAATCCCGTCCAACAGCTTAAAATCTGTCAGCGATGTGACCACGACAGCCAGCAAGGCAAGCACACCACCCGTTGTTGCGACCAAATCCTCATAAAATACCAGACGGGTCGGCGGTGCAGCACGTCCCACATGACGGAACGCAGACGTAAAAATGCCGAATCCCTTGGCTTCTACTCTAGATTCATGCAGCACTTCTTTCATTGCTTTGCTCCAGACAAATCCGTCAACCACCAGTGACAAAACAAGCACCACTACATTAATCCAAAATCCCTGTGCTGATTCAGCCGGGTGCTGCAGCAAATGAATGCCTTCCAAAGCTGTTTCATAAGCCATAATCGTTACGACAATAACGGCAACCATGCAAAACAGGTTAATCACGCGGCCAAAGCCGGTGGGAAAGCGTTTGGTCGGCTTTTTCTCTGCCAGTACACTGCCTGCAAATACAAACATTTGGTTCACTGCATCTGCAATGGAATGCATCATCGTGGCAAACATGGAACCGCTGCCTGTCAAGGCAAAAGCAATTCCTTTAACCAGAGCAATGCCAGTATTACCTAACGCCGCCGAGCCCGAGGATTTATTCCCCTTTTTTACTAGACTCCAAAAGGAGTCCTCTCTCTGTTTCTCTTCCATCCCGTAGCTTCCTCCTGAGGTATACATAATCTGATAGTGCCACATTATGTAATCATTTGCTATGTATTATTTTCAACCCGTCCATATTTTACCTAACCATCTGTGGAGAATCAATACAAACTATAATATATATCACATGAAAAACAGCTAAAAAAACATGTTCCTCAGAATCTGGAGCATGTTTTTCTTTAGTATTATTTTTTTCTTTTATTCAACCATATGTATGAGAGCCAAAACAAAGATATCAGTATGCCGGCGACCACTGTTAATTTCAGCATGATTCCAAAATAGGATAACATCGGATTTGGTGCATACGCGGTTGCTGACATGATCATACAGGACAAGCCGACGAAGATTATCGAAACAGCAATTGTCCAATCCGATTTATTCATCATTCACCTCTATACTTTAAGCGAGTAATAAGACGAATCATCCCATTTGTAGCCTATTCCCCAAACCGTTTTTATAGGGTTATAAGATAGTCCAGCAAGTTGCAATTTTTCTCGAATGTTTTTGATATGAGTATCAATGACTCGATTTTCTCCCAAAAAATCGTTCCCCCATAAGCGTTCAACGATAGCGTCCCGTTCGAACGTTCGTTGCGGGTGCTGGGCTAATAATTGTAAAATATCATACTCCTTTTGGGTTAAGTCGATGTTTTCGTTCATCACCACTACCTGCCGCCGTTCCGGATATATGGTTAAATCCGGGAATGTAAGCTTCTGCTCCCTGACCACAGCATGGGCTTGATGGCTGGAGCGTCGCAACAATGCATAAATTCGGGCAATAAGTTCTTCCGGGTCGACAGGCTTCACGACATAATCATCCGCCCCTATGCCAAGTCCCAGTACCTTGTCCTTAACCTCACCTCGAGCGGTTAGCATGAGTATTGGAACAGGCGCAATTTCTCGCATTTTCTTGCAAACCTGCCATCCGTCCATGTCCGGCATCATAACGTCTAATAAAACAACGTCATGCGTTTGGCTCCTAAAAGCTTTCAAACCTTCACTTCCGTTAGATGATTCGGTTACGTGGAATCCTTCGTTACTTAAATAAATTCGAAGAAGATTACGCATATTCCATTCGTCATCGATCACAAGTACTCTTAACTGACTCACGCCTATTCCCCTACCTTAGTGAAGTCGTTGTCCCTACATCAGCATAACAAACATGAGAACAAGATGCATTTGAGGTTATATTCCTGATTTTGCATTTTTAGATGACTTTAAAGCTTCTTGACACTGCTTCAACATTTCCGAGCCTTCCTTACCTTCCATCATTTTTTGCATATTCTTCTGATGATCCATCATCCCCTCCATGTCCATATCTTTACTCATAGATGCGTGCATACCTCTATTTTCATTCATCATACTCATCGTAACGTTTGACATATGGCCATGGTCGGCTGCTTGATCAGACTTAAGCGACTGTTCACTACCTTTAGCTTGACTGATGTTCCATTGACTCACCAGATTAAATCCAACTATTGGCAATACGATCATTGCCGCAAGCAACCAGTATTTCTTTTTCATCTGTTATTCGCTCCATTTCGTCTCTTTTTTTCATTTATCTAAAAGTTATCATCCATGAACCTTCTCATGTATCTGATTTAATTGCTTCTGTATTGCCTGGTTTTCCTTAACAAGAGCTTCATACTCTGATCGGCTTACCGCATCTTGTTCTTCCTTTCTTTTACCATGACCATGATGTCCTTTCATGCCAAACATCATAAAAATCATCATGATAGGGCATGCAAGCACAAGCAGCCAACTCCAATCCATGCTGATCCCTCCTCTCTGGGCGTCTTGAGTATAGCCCTTAATTGTGTGGTTTTTATGAGGAAATTCTTATAATTAAAATTTGTGCTAACTTCATACTTTCCACAAGATTGTGACCTATAATGCGTCTTATTAATAATAGAAGGAGGGAATACGTCATGAATAAAGCTTTGCTTGGAAAGACAATCCTGGGTATATTTGTGCTCGGTAGCATCTTGGCTGGTTGTTCAACAGCTAAAGACGTTAAATCTACAGCAGCTTTATCTAAAGAAACCGCGTCCACAGCCGTATCATTAAAACAAACGGTTAAGCCCACTGAATTAAATGGTGAACTGGTAACCTTGACGGCCGAGGCCAGCAACCTGGAAGTAGAAAAAGGAACGTCCCTCCCGGTTTGGACGTTCAATAACTCAGTGCCAGGCCCGCAAATCCGGATTAAAAAAGGAAAAACCGTAAACAT
This DNA window, taken from Paenibacillus kribbensis, encodes the following:
- a CDS encoding cation diffusion facilitator family transporter; translated protein: MEEKQREDSFWSLVKKGNKSSGSAALGNTGIALVKGIAFALTGSGSMFATMMHSIADAVNQMFVFAGSVLAEKKPTKRFPTGFGRVINLFCMVAVIVVTIMAYETALEGIHLLQHPAESAQGFWINVVVLVLSLVVDGFVWSKAMKEVLHESRVEAKGFGIFTSAFRHVGRAAPPTRLVFYEDLVATTGGVLALLAVVVTSLTDFKLLDGISSILIGCLMVGVAFRVGYDNMVGLIGVSAPPDIEERVASIILADTHVTDIYQMRILQEGRYYHVEGLIELTPGMTLADADDIKFRVEDALLRDPHISDAALGILEDDGVKNWKQEASQGQKR
- a CDS encoding response regulator transcription factor; translated protein: MSQLRVLVIDDEWNMRNLLRIYLSNEGFHVTESSNGSEGLKAFRSQTHDVVLLDVMMPDMDGWQVCKKMREIAPVPILMLTARGEVKDKVLGLGIGADDYVVKPVDPEELIARIYALLRRSSHQAHAVVREQKLTFPDLTIYPERRQVVVMNENIDLTQKEYDILQLLAQHPQRTFERDAIVERLWGNDFLGENRVIDTHIKNIREKLQLAGLSYNPIKTVWGIGYKWDDSSYYSLKV
- a CDS encoding DUF2933 domain-containing protein, coding for MDWSWLLVLACPIMMIFMMFGMKGHHGHGKRKEEQDAVSRSEYEALVKENQAIQKQLNQIHEKVHG